A genomic region of Candidatus Atribacteria bacterium ADurb.Bin276 contains the following coding sequences:
- a CDS encoding Ribbon-helix-helix protein, copG family → MILGDDKMISIRLPKDLEKKLDILAQSTKRSKSFYVKEALTRYLEDIEDYYVALERFSQPGSDYYTTKEVKKEIES, encoded by the coding sequence ATGATATTGGGTGATGACAAAATGATATCTATTCGTTTACCTAAAGATCTTGAAAAAAAGTTAGATATATTAGCTCAATCAACAAAACGATCCAAGAGCTTTTATGTTAAGGAAGCGTTGACTCGTTATCTCGAAGACATTGAGGATTATTATGTTGCGCTTGAAAGGTTTTCCCAACCAGGAAGTGACTACTATACTACCAAAGAAGTTAAAAAAGAAATTGAATCATGA